The following proteins come from a genomic window of Aspergillus oryzae RIB40 DNA, chromosome 4:
- a CDS encoding chromatin-binding protein RAD9 (predicted protein), producing the protein MSSADTVPSDTQVISQSVYDDLIRQNQEAADNGSDNNLADNATLRTLHEGDIGHVDLLAGFDGSNTDATNGEDNEDQSSFKLGESSPMHYQPNLFPESQRFVSKTPATTVKTGRVDGFATVTPTASRNPLATELESSGGIMALSQVFKATQAPSSPIVRGQQSDPMSDRPSPNLPIQNRSLATTLSSPLNNIAATFPRDSSEPHLNYITMQESQAQRDIILRERMTRSADYIYSGDQSDGEFDKEPSFVERIRRQRNIDEETREQLAGLSAPPRAAGHKNSDETSKSPSRIEHQGNAAAGATSEEETEQEDELCQRMCRSPDPNPSNEEDKENHNDPSTTPLAAATSAHDRLSQALALDGAPSPSCRSSLQGAAEFHLPHGAADEQPDGASSSSQVYIVKDSQRSPGPQDEVNQGRNTAEIWNVNQTQPSGSHICTKHSPEKLVSPAKQLRIQSTPPSASQRSRVSFQLDDDRIVARSRSNSINPHRSHEHPPRNPIAQETSVMQSSNSTVHESIELGDKAPTSDIKEKSSSMPSRVAETPVQRPKTFADVVPTTAIPETSPNRFFTQSWANDVNNESMDQEDDDLPPLYSSTHERGYHSQPVNSNSSSPVKSIYNSKILSSPSGRQRRALTEIAADASPQIGTGNFDVDINILSADDREFRSAVALSPVPPRKRRRGNDGQNVFASDPVLPITPRAATYFAPLKENETMPARDPKPEQSVTKPKEAFEKRSRASRRAETVWDVDDSPHYHFSRKERARLFGLPRILEQKAKEAHHSEESTDAQLVADQNCSEATSLPTEQHVEASRDEPSEDLIENSTARGDSVPDGDVAIALNQVLAAWSGTKRAFYPATCFGRPLGTSQSRYLVKFEDSAPVEVPIGAVKRLELRVGDAVKVDMPNVPKLTHIIRGFEDKLSMEDLENEASNGIIRMTDVYGHSTVVLGQKQRKSLTREGLAVPENSVKVPISRIYLDTILWNQLKDRTYSYSSVHAQSENRLQTPSDRHTTPASPSTRLSRSIRYSNGIFAGMVFAVSYGENDEAKTRITRMILDNDGRILHDGFNELFDLPSSRPVVTPSKSPTPAANNNNQFRLTGGAEDVGFACLIADKHSRRPKYMQALALNLPCLSDRWIEDCVAQRQVIDWEMYLLPAGESSYLHGATKSRLLHPYPATQARLPETIAARPNLLHGQSVLVVMGRGKADEERRKAYLFLTQRICLSKLDPGEVD; encoded by the exons ATGAGCTCTGCAGACACGGTGCCTTCAGACACCCAAGTCATCTCGCAATCGGTTTATGACGACCTTATAAGACAGAACCAAGAAGCTGCTGATAATGGCTCGGACAATAATCTTGCCGATAATGCAACTTTGAGGACACTGCACGAAGGTGATATTGGCCATGTGGATCTGCTGGCTGGGTTTGACGGGTCAAACACCGATGCAACCAATGGCGAAGATAACGAGGATCAGAGCAGTTTCAAACTCGGGGAGTCATCCCCCATGCACTATCAGCCGAATCTCTTTCCCGAGTCCCAGCGTTTTGTGTCGAAGACCCCGGCGACAACAGTGAAAACAGGGCGTGTCGATGGCTTTGCTACAGTGACCCCCACAGCATCGAGGAATCCTCTTGCGACGGAGCTAGAATCAAGCGGCGGTATCATGGCACTAAGCCAGGTATTCAAAGCAACCCAGgccccttcctctcccattGTCCGTGGCCAACAATCCGATCCGATGTCTGACCGGCCTTCACCTAACCTTCCTATTCAAAATCGTTCGCTTGCTACAACTCTGTCCTCGCCGTTAAATAATATTGCGGCAACCTTTCCCCGGGATTCTTCAGAGCCACATCTCAATTATATCACCATGCAAGAGTCGCAGGCGCAACGGGATATAATCCTACGAGAGAGGATGACGCGCTCTGCAGATTATATATACTCGGGAGATCAGAGTGACGGCGAGTTTGACAAAGAACCCAGCTTCGTGGAGCGCATAAGGCGACAGAGAAATATCGATGAGGAAACTAGGGAACAATTGGCCGGTCTTTCAGCTCCCCCAAGAGCAGCAGGTCACAAGAACTCAGATGAAACGAGCAAGTCACCTAGCAGAATCGAGCACCAAGGAAACGCTGCTGCAGGTGCAACCAGTGAAGAGGAGACGGAACAGGAGGATGAGCTTTGTCAACGGATGTGTCGGTCTCCAGACCCAAATCCTTCAAatgaggaggataaggaAAACCATAATGATCCCTCTACAACCCCGCTGGCTGCCGCGACCAGTGCACATGATCGCCTCTCTCAGGCACTTGCTCTTGATGGTGCCCCATCTCCTAGCTGCAGAAGTTCACTACAAGGTGCTGCAGAGTTCCATTTACCTCACGGTGCTGCTGACGAACAACCAGATGGTGCTAGCAGCTCATCCCAAGTATATATTGTGAAGGACTCTCAACGGTCCCCAGGTCCACAGGACGAGGTAAATCAAGGAAGGAATACTGCAGAAATATGGAACGTGAACCAGACCCAGCCTTCGGGCTCACACATTTGCACAAAGCATTCTCCTGAGAAGCTTGTGTCTCCTGCGAAACAACTCCGTATACAGTCAACTCCTCCCTCAGCCTCCCAAAGGAGTCGAGTATCGTTTCAACTGGATGACGACCGTATAGTGGCTCGATCCAGATCGAACTCGATCAACCCACATCGTTCTCATGAACATCCACCGAGAAACCCCATTGCCCAGGAAACTAGCGTAATGCAATCTAGCAATTCAACTGTGCATGAATCTATAGAATTAGGCGACAAAGCGCCGACATCcgatatcaaggagaagtcATCTTCGATGCCGTCTCGCGTGGCTGAAACACCTGTTCAGCGTCCGAAGACCTTTGCAGATGTGGTGCCAACGACAGCTATCCCAGAAACGAGCCCGAATCGATTCTTTACTCAAAGCTGGGCAAATGACGTGAATAATGAATCGATGGatcaagaagacgatgacCTCCCTCCTCTTTACTCATCCACACACGAAcgaggatatcattcccAGCCAGTCAATTCGAATAGCTCGTCGCCAGTAAAGAGCATCTATAACTCCAAAATTCTATCCAGTCCAAGTGGAAGACAGCGTAGAGCACTGACAGAAATTGCAGCTGATGCTTCGCCTCAAATCGGGACGGGAAACTTCGACGTTGATATTAACATATTATCCGCCGACGATCGAGAGTTCAGATCCGCTGTCGCACTGTCTCCAGttccaccaagaaagagACGGCGTGGAAATGATGGGCAAAATGTCTTCGCCTCTGACCCAGTGCTTCCTATTACACCCCGTGCCGCCACTTACTTTGCTCCCCtaaaggaaaatgaaacaaTGCCGGCCCGGGACCCCAAGCCCGAACAATCAGTGACGAAGCCTAAGGAAGCCTTTGAGAAACGATCACGAGCTTCCAGGCGAGCGGAGACAGTatgggatgttgatgatTCTCCCCACTATCATTTTTCACGGAAGGAGCGCGCGCGGCTGTTCGGTCTTCCTCGTATTCTCgagcagaaggccaaggaagcccATCATTCCGAGGAGAGTACTGATGCGCAGCTTGTCGCTGATCAAAACTGTTCAGAAGCCACATCACTTCCCACGGAACAACATGTTGAAGCTTCTAGAGACGAGCCATCAGAGGATCTCATCGAAAATAGCACCGCTAGAGGTGACTCGGTCCCTGATGGCGATGTCGCAATTGCACTAAATCAGGTTCTTGCAGCCTGGAGTGGAACAAAGCGTGCATTTTACCCTGCAACCTGTTTTGGAAGACCATTGGGGACTTCACAGTCCCGTTATTTGGTCAAATTCGAAGACAGTGCTCCCGTTGAAGTTCCCATTGGAGCTGTGAAACGGCTCGAGCTACGGGTTGGAGACGCTGTGAAGGTCGATATGCCCAATGTGCCAAAGCTGACTCACATTATCCGAGGCTTTGAGGATAAATTGAGCATGGAAGACCTTGAAAACGAGGCATCCAACGGCATTATCCGTATGACAGATGTATACGGCCATTCGACTGTCGTTTTAGGACAAAAGCAGCGCAAGAGCCTTACACGTGAAGGACTTGCAGTTCCCGAGAATAGTGTCAAAGTCCCAATATCCCGCATATACCTGGATACTATCCTCTGGAACCAACTCAAAGATCGGACATATAGCTACAGCTCTGTACATGCACAGTCAGAGAATAGACTTCAAACACCGTCTGATCGACACACCACACCAGCTTCACCCAGCACTCGGTTATCCCGCAGTATTCGTTATTCAAATGGTATATTCGCTGGAATGGTGTTTGCCGTGTCTTATGGGGAGAATGATGAAGCAAAGACTCGGATTACGCGGATGATATTGGATAATGATGGACGTATTCTTCATGATGGCTTCAATGAGCTGTTTGATCTACCGTCAAGCCGCCCAGTTGTTACGCCATCGAAATCACCAACCCCAGCCgcgaacaacaacaaccagTTTCGTCTCACTGGCGGCGCTGAAGACGTGGGCTTTGCCTGTTTGATAGCTGACAAGCATTCTCGCCGGCCAAAGTATATGCAGGCACTAGCTCTCAACCTTCCTTGTCTCTCGGACCGCTGGATAGAGGACTGCGTAGCTCAACGCCAGGTTATAGATTGGGAGATGTATTTGCTTCCTGCTGGGGAATCCTCGTATCTCCACGGAGCGACGAAGTCAAGATTATTGCATCCTTATCCTGCTACGCAAGCACGACTGCCTGAAACCATTGCTGCCCGACCCAATCTATTGCATGGGCAGTCGGTGCTAGTCGTGATGGGCCGCGGGAAAGCTGATGAAGAGCGAAGGAAAGCGTATCTCTTTTTAAC GCAACGAATTTGTCTGTCAAAGCTTGATCCTGGGgaggttgattga
- the sen2 gene encoding tRNA splicing endonuclease subunit SEN2 (tRNA splicing endonuclease SEN2) gives MASQSTAPEAAAAAVKSESTNNNASQGRPGRFSRPNYRQIHRFPLPLSVHPLPPLIPHNPLSIVSVLLSYLTYLIAPPHDEVYSAYFDSETSSVHVTDAKAIRALWEMGFFGKGSLSRSEPSWMEREKKRRGLLGGVTSEEVTRQRRTERRELKLERARMEKLAIEQRLMAEAAAREAGNTSIDQSALPPSADGVTSSIPPATEKFSLRKAREAKLSESQRPVAQTEGADTPNAPDISPSNGSKTNEEHLQLSNEEAFFLVYGLGALQIVDGKRNAVLSPPSLLSRFCQHSYCPPRGLSSNLEPDDPFMISYIVYHHFRSLGWVVRSGVKFGVDYLLYNRGPVFSHAEFAVVIIPSFEHPYWSETEERKAHCARKQARSWWWLHCVNRVQAQVKKSLVVCYVDVPPPLFGEANAPSEDIGALLARYTVREMLIRRWVPNRTRD, from the exons ATGGCTTCTCAATCCACTGCCCCCGAGGCTGCAGCTGCCGCTGTGAAGTCCGAGTCTACAAACAATAATGCCTCCCAAGGTCGTCCTGGCCGGTTCTCTAGGCCCAATTACAGACAAATTCACcgtttccctcttcctctcagTGtgcatcctcttcctcctttaATACCACATAACCCTCTGTCCATCGTCAGCGTGCTACTCTCGTATTTGACATACTTGATTGCTCCCCCACACGATGAAGTCTACTCGGCCTACTTTGATTCCGAGACATCATCCGTTCATGTTACAGATGCCAAAGCTATCCGAGCATTGTGGGAGATGGGCTTCTTCGGTAAAGGAAGTTTGAGTCGAAGCGAGCCTAGTTGGATGGAacgggagaagaagaggagaggattACTCGGTGGTGTTACAAGTGAAGAGGTTACGCGTCAGCGAAGAACCGAGCGTCGTGAGTTGAAATTAGAGAGAGCAAGGATGGAAAAACTAGCTATCGAACAGAGACTCATGGCGGAAGCTGCCGCGAGGGAAGCCGGCAACACATCGATTGATCAGTCGGCTTTGCCACCATCCGCAGATGGTGTCACTAGTAGTATACCTCCTGCTACAGAGAAGTTTTCCCTGAGGAAGGCTAGGGAGGCTAAATTGTCTGAGTCACAACGACCGGTAGCACAAACGGAGGGAGCAGATACCCCCAACGCCCCTGATATCTCTCCCTCCAACGGGAGCAAAACT aatgaagaacaCCTTCAACTGTCTAACGAGGAGGCTTTCTTTCTGGTATACGGTCTTGGCGCTCTACAGATCGTCGATGGCAAACGAAATGCCGTTTTGTCCCCCCCTTCTTTACTGTCTCGGTTCTGTCAGCATTCATACTGCCCTCCTCGTGGTCTTTCATCCAATTTAGAACCGGACGATCCTTTCATGATATCCTACATTGTGTATCACCACTTTCGGTCTCTTGGATGGGTTGTGCGCTCCGGAGTGAAATTCGGAGTGGACTACCTCCTCTACAATCGCGGGCCTGTCTTCTCGCATGCAGAGTTTGCAGTTGTGATCATACCATCATTTGAGCACCCTTACTGGTCCGAGACCGAGGAGAGGAAGGCTCATTGTGCTAGGAAACAGGCGCGCAGCTGGTGGTGGCTCCATTGCGTTAACCGAGTGCAAGCTcaggtgaagaagagcctaGTGGTCTGCTACGTGGATGTCCCACCGCCTTTGTTCGGAGAAGCCAATGCTCCGTCAGAGGATATCGGCGCTCTTCTTGCCCGTTATACAGTACGAGAGATGTTGATCAGGCGATGGGTGCCAAACCGGACTCGGGACTAG
- a CDS encoding rRNA-binding endoribonuclease (predicted RNA-binding protein Nob1p involved in 26S proteasome assembly): protein MADTTSPPKPVHTIVLDAGPILKNTPPLSTLLAQCEELLITPSVVSEIRDPDARLRVETMYLPFLKQRTPTPKSVSVLSEFAKKTGDRAVLSRTDIEVLALAYEVECERNGGDWRLRSVPGQKQVNGKPPVKEEEKKPETADESGQIEEKVENPEVDAVAEDLKNTALEKPDEKSQDGVTAAAETKPVEQSTPQEPQEEDDEAADSDGGEWITPSNLKKKQARDEGISASATPEPKVMQVATMTTDFACQNVLLQMNLNLLSTTTLQRIRHLKSFIKRCHACFFTTKDMNKQFCPRCGKDTLTRVSCTTDANGQFKMHLKKNMQWNNRGNVFSIPKPTHGSSSGKWKGGGGKGGWGTELVLAEDQKEYVRATAEESRRLRKERDLMDEDYLPGILTGERSKHGGRIKVGAGRNVNSRKR from the exons ATGGCGGATACGACATCGCCGCCCAAGCCCGTCCACACCATCGTCCTTGATGCTGGCCCTATTCTGAAGAATACCCCGCCGTTATCCACCCTTCTCGCACAATGCGAGGAACTTCTCATTACTCCATCGGTGGTCAGTGAAATTCGCGATCCCGATGCCCGTCTCAGAGTTGAAACGATGTATCTGCCATTCTTAAAGCAACGGACTCCGACCCCGAAGAGCGTCAGTGTATTGAGCGAATTCGCCAAGAAGACTGGCGATAGGGCCGTTCTGAGTAGAACTGATATTGAGGTTCTGGCGCTTGCATATGAAGTAGAATGTGAAAGAAACGGTGGCGATTGGCGGCTGCGCAGCGTCCCCGGACAGAAACAGGTGAATGGCAAGCCACCCGTtaaggaggaagaaaaaaagcccGAGACGGCGGATGAGTCTGGCCAGATTGAGGAGAAGGTCGAAAATCCCGAAGTTGATGCGGTTGCggaggatctgaagaacACGGCTTTAGAGAAACCGGACGAGAAGTCACAGGATGGAGTCACCGCTGCCGCAGAAACCAAGCCAGTCGAACAATCAACCCCTCAAGAGcctcaggaagaggacgacgaagccGCTGACTCGGACGGCGGAGAATGGATCACCCCTTcaaatctgaagaagaagcaagccCGCGACGAGGGTATCTCTGCGTCGGCGACACCGGAGCCCAAGGTTATGCAAGTCGCGACGATGACGACTGATTTTGCG TGCCAAAACGTGTTACTCCAGATGAACCTGAACCTACTGTCAACGACAACCTTGCAGAGAATTCGCCATCTTAAGTCCTTCATTAAACGCTGTCACGCTTGTTTCTTCACGACCAAGGACATGAACAAGCAGTTCTGCCCGCGCTGCGGAAAAGACACCCTTACTCGTGTCTCTTGCACTACCGATGCCAATGGGCAGTTCAAGATGCATCTGAAGAAAAACATGCAATGGAACAACCGAGGAAACGTATTCAGTATTCCCAAGCCCACCCATGGAAGCTCTAGTGGGAAGTGGAAAGGAGGCGGAGGTAAAGGTGGCTGGGGAACCGAACTCGTTCTCGCCGAAGACCAAAAAGAATATGTCAGAGCTACCGCCGAAGAAAGCCGAAGACTTCGGAAGGAACGGGATCTTATGGACGAGGACTATCTCCCCGGAATCCTGACTGGAGAGCGAAGCAAGCATGGTGGTCGGATCAAAGTTGGCGCTGGTAGGAATGTGAATTCGAGGAAGCGGTAA
- a CDS encoding uncharacterized protein (predicted protein), with protein sequence MRLITWVMLGILGIYGSWAVLSGFLNCIPVAKFWDKTLEGYCLDDKGLWFSNASMHITTDLVILIIPIPALAKLDLPKRQKIALITVFALGGFVCITSICRLVALKKISDSTDPTFDNVGAASWSAIECNVGIICACLPTLRPLVSRIVPHLLSTLSSRNRSYNRSYGNRRFSHGRPPTYWGGGAGTGTVSTTITAMDDLEFGSHCADSDRVLTLVPEADIHGKEKLVLKETKSMEDASERVRTAVGSSISR encoded by the exons ATGCGTCTCATCACGTGGGTCATGTTAGGTATACTCGGCATCTATGGATCCTGGGCAGTTCTGAGTGGCTTTCTCAATTGCATCCCTGTGGCAAAGTTCTGGGACAAGACCCTGGAAGGGTACTGCTTGGACGACAAAGGACTGTGGTTCTCAAATGCCTCAATGCATATCACCACCGATCTCGTAATTCTGATCATTCCTATCCCGGCTCTAGCGAAACTAGATCTTCCTAAGAGACAGAAGATCGCGTTGATCACAGTTTTTGCATTGGGCGGATT TGTATGCATCACCAGCATCTGTCGTCTGGTCGCCCTCAAAAAGATCTCCGATTCCACAGATCCAACCT TTGACAACGTCGGCGCCGCCTCCTGGTCCGCCATCGAATGCAACGTAGGGATCATCTGCGCCTGCCTCCCCACACTTCGACCTCTCGTATCCCGCATCGTGCCCCATCTCTTATCGACCCTAAGCAGCCGTAACCGAAGCTACAACCGGAGCTACGGCAACAGACGATTCTCGCACGGACGACCCCCGACATACTGGGGCGGTGGTgcaggaacaggaacagtcTCAACCACCATCACGGCGATGGATGATCTCGAATTCGGAAGTCACTGTGCTGATTCGGATAGGGTTCTGACCCTTGTCCCCGAGGCGGACATTCAcggcaaggagaagctcgTGCTGAAGGAAACGAAGAGTATGGAAGATGCTTCGGAAAGGGTGCGGACCGCTGTTGGGTCATCCATTTCACGATGA